A region from the Microbispora sp. ZYX-F-249 genome encodes:
- a CDS encoding ATP-dependent DNA ligase produces the protein MLLIDLARTSAAVAADSARLAKIRHLGELLCRVGADEAEIAIAYLSGELPQRQIGVGWRSLSDLPEPRQVATATLTRVDELLERIKSRSGAGSQAARRELLGELFGALTRQEQSFMHRLLTGELRQGALNGVMIEAIAMAANVPAAEVRRALTLRGSLPAVGAAALRGGVAELKAFHLEVGRAVAPMLAQSAPSVTAALEKAGAPAAVEWKLDGVRVQAHRSGDRVAVFTRTLDDITAQVPELVEAVLGLPGTDLVLDGEVIALRPDGRPEPFQVTSGRVASRTDVASLRATVPLTVFFFDALRVDGADLLDLPDEERHAALEAAVPAGLVTPRLVTADADEAEAFFGDAVRRGHEGVVVKSLRTPYAAGRRGAGWVKVKPRHTLDLVVLAAEWGSGRRRGRLSNLHLGAYDPETGGFVMLGKTFKGLTDELLTWQTEQFLRLAEGPADDYVVTLRPALVVEIAFDGVQRSSRYPGGMALRFARVLRYRPDKRPEEADTAAAVRALMP, from the coding sequence GTGTTGCTGATCGACCTTGCCAGGACCTCCGCGGCCGTCGCCGCGGACTCGGCGCGGCTCGCCAAGATCAGGCATCTCGGCGAGCTGCTCTGCAGGGTGGGAGCCGACGAGGCCGAGATCGCCATCGCGTACCTGTCGGGTGAGCTGCCGCAGCGGCAGATCGGGGTGGGGTGGCGGAGCCTGTCCGACCTCCCCGAGCCGCGTCAGGTCGCCACGGCGACCCTGACCCGGGTCGACGAGCTGCTCGAACGCATCAAGTCCCGGTCCGGCGCCGGTTCGCAGGCCGCGCGGCGTGAGCTGCTGGGCGAGCTGTTCGGCGCCCTCACCCGTCAGGAGCAGTCGTTCATGCACCGGCTGCTGACGGGCGAGCTGCGCCAGGGAGCGCTCAACGGCGTGATGATCGAGGCGATCGCCATGGCCGCGAACGTGCCCGCGGCCGAGGTGCGCCGGGCCCTGACCCTGCGCGGCTCGCTGCCCGCCGTCGGCGCGGCCGCGCTGCGCGGCGGCGTCGCGGAGCTGAAGGCGTTCCACCTGGAGGTCGGGCGTGCGGTGGCGCCGATGCTCGCGCAGAGCGCGCCCAGCGTGACCGCCGCGCTGGAGAAGGCCGGCGCCCCCGCCGCGGTGGAGTGGAAGCTCGACGGCGTGCGGGTCCAGGCCCACCGGTCGGGCGACCGGGTCGCCGTCTTCACCCGGACGCTCGACGACATCACCGCCCAGGTCCCCGAACTGGTGGAGGCCGTGCTCGGCCTGCCCGGGACCGACCTCGTGCTCGACGGCGAGGTCATCGCCCTGCGCCCGGACGGCCGCCCCGAGCCGTTCCAGGTCACCTCCGGCCGGGTGGCCAGCAGGACCGACGTGGCGTCGCTGCGCGCGACCGTGCCGCTGACCGTCTTCTTCTTCGACGCCCTGCGCGTGGACGGCGCCGACCTCCTCGATCTGCCCGACGAGGAGCGGCACGCCGCGCTGGAGGCCGCGGTCCCGGCCGGGCTGGTCACGCCTCGGCTCGTCACGGCCGACGCCGACGAGGCCGAGGCGTTCTTCGGCGACGCCGTACGGCGGGGCCACGAGGGCGTCGTGGTGAAGTCGCTGCGCACGCCGTACGCCGCGGGCCGGCGGGGGGCGGGCTGGGTCAAGGTCAAGCCACGGCACACGCTCGACCTGGTCGTGCTGGCCGCCGAATGGGGCAGCGGACGGCGCCGGGGCCGGCTGTCCAACCTGCATCTCGGCGCCTACGACCCGGAGACCGGCGGCTTCGTGATGCTCGGCAAGACGTTCAAGGGTCTCACCGACGAGTTGCTGACCTGGCAGACCGAGCAGTTCCTGCGACTGGCGGAGGGGCCGGCGGACGACTACGTCGTCACGCTCAGGCCCGCGCTGGTCGTGGAGATCGCCTTCGACGGCGTGCAGCGGTCGAGCCGCTACCCCGGCGGCATGGCGCTGCGGTTCGCGCGGGTCCTGCGCTACCGGCCCGACAAGCGGCCCGAGGAGGCCGACACCGCGGCCGCGGTCCGCGCGCTCATGCCCTGA
- a CDS encoding glycosyltransferase family 39 protein: protein MTADGQAVAGTPVAGRGVRAGGPLAAPPRAVAAIAAVTVAVLLAVSPWYGYHRDELYFRMLGERPRLGYFDTPPLTPMIARLSTTLFGDTVVALRIVPALCTGALVVLVALAARELGGGRTAQILAAAGTATSVLPLVAGHALLTLTPDLVLWSAVTLCLLRVLLRGDGRYWLWTGALCGIAAYNRDLIVVLLGGVGLGVLVAGPREVLRDRRLWAGVLLALAIASPNLVYQATHDWPQLQMAQALRIDEGADNRASFVPLQIVLLGPVQAVVCAAGWLRLWRNRRVRSLAIAYPVACALILYSGGRPDYTGAFLLYLFAAGCVTAAGWRWRAALATALAAGAVVAVVVALPVVPAASLGGTPVAAVNEVARESVGMRDVAAQTARVVDGLPAAERAGAVLLAANYGEAGALRRWAGEFGLPAVYSGHNELWWWGPPPEGTRVVVSVGYPPADLATVFTRCVPAGRLSGMPGEERGVPITVCRDPVRPWRQLWPSARHYS from the coding sequence GTGACCGCGGACGGCCAGGCGGTCGCCGGCACGCCGGTGGCCGGCCGCGGTGTCCGGGCGGGCGGACCGCTCGCCGCGCCACCCCGGGCCGTGGCCGCGATCGCCGCCGTGACCGTGGCCGTGCTCCTCGCGGTGAGCCCGTGGTACGGCTACCACCGCGACGAGCTGTACTTCCGCATGCTGGGTGAACGGCCGCGGCTCGGCTACTTCGACACTCCGCCGCTGACGCCGATGATCGCCCGGTTGTCCACCACGCTCTTCGGGGACACGGTCGTCGCGCTGCGGATCGTCCCCGCCCTGTGCACCGGGGCTCTGGTCGTGCTCGTCGCGCTGGCCGCCCGCGAGCTGGGCGGCGGCCGCACCGCCCAGATCCTCGCCGCGGCCGGGACCGCGACCTCCGTGCTGCCTCTCGTGGCCGGGCACGCGCTGCTGACCCTCACCCCCGACCTCGTGCTGTGGAGCGCGGTCACGCTGTGCCTGCTAAGGGTGCTACTCAGGGGGGACGGGCGCTACTGGCTCTGGACGGGGGCACTGTGCGGGATCGCGGCGTACAACCGCGATCTGATCGTGGTGCTGCTGGGCGGCGTCGGCCTGGGCGTCCTCGTGGCCGGTCCGCGCGAGGTACTGCGGGACAGGCGGCTGTGGGCGGGCGTCCTTCTGGCCCTGGCCATCGCCTCGCCCAACCTGGTCTACCAGGCCACGCACGACTGGCCGCAGCTCCAGATGGCCCAGGCGTTGCGGATCGACGAGGGCGCGGACAACCGGGCGTCCTTCGTCCCCCTTCAGATCGTGCTGCTCGGGCCCGTACAGGCGGTGGTGTGCGCGGCCGGGTGGCTGCGGCTGTGGCGGAACCGGCGGGTCCGCTCGCTCGCCATCGCCTATCCCGTGGCCTGCGCGTTGATCCTGTACTCGGGCGGCCGCCCCGACTACACCGGCGCGTTCCTGCTCTACCTGTTCGCGGCCGGTTGCGTCACGGCGGCCGGGTGGCGGTGGCGGGCGGCACTGGCCACGGCACTGGCGGCCGGCGCCGTGGTCGCGGTGGTGGTGGCGCTGCCGGTCGTCCCGGCCGCGTCGCTCGGGGGAACGCCCGTGGCCGCCGTCAACGAGGTCGCCCGCGAGTCGGTGGGCATGCGCGACGTGGCCGCGCAGACGGCACGAGTGGTGGACGGCCTGCCCGCCGCCGAGCGCGCCGGGGCGGTGCTGCTCGCGGCGAACTACGGCGAGGCCGGCGCGCTGCGCCGCTGGGCGGGCGAGTTCGGGCTGCCCGCGGTGTACAGCGGCCACAACGAGCTGTGGTGGTGGGGGCCGCCGCCGGAGGGGACCCGGGTGGTCGTGTCCGTCGGTTACCCGCCCGCCGACCTCGCCACCGTCTTCACCCGCTGCGTCCCGGCGGGCAGGCTGAGCGGAATGCCGGGCGAGGAGCGGGGCGTGCCGATCACGGTCTGCCGCGACCCCGTCCGTCCCTGGCGCCAGCTGTGGCCGAGCGCGCGTCACTACAGCTAG
- a CDS encoding FKBP-type peptidyl-prolyl cis-trans isomerase: MALEKPEIDFPEGAPPADLEIVDLVEGDGPEAKPGQNVTVHYVGVAFSTGEEFDASWNRGQPFQFPLGGGRVIAGWDRGVAGMKVGGRRRLTIPPHLGYGNRGAGALIKPGETLIFVVDLLGVG; the protein is encoded by the coding sequence GTGGCACTGGAGAAGCCCGAGATCGACTTTCCCGAGGGCGCGCCGCCCGCGGACCTGGAGATCGTGGATCTCGTCGAGGGGGACGGGCCGGAGGCCAAGCCCGGGCAGAACGTAACCGTCCACTACGTCGGGGTGGCGTTCTCCACGGGTGAGGAGTTCGACGCCTCCTGGAACCGCGGTCAGCCGTTCCAGTTCCCGCTCGGCGGCGGCCGGGTCATCGCCGGCTGGGACCGCGGCGTGGCCGGCATGAAGGTCGGCGGGCGGCGCCGCCTGACGATCCCCCCGCACCTCGGGTACGGCAACCGCGGCGCGGGCGCCCTCATCAAGCCCGGTGAGACGCTCATCTTCGTCGTCGACCTGCTCGGCGTCGGCTGA
- a CDS encoding CASTOR/POLLUX-related putative ion channel, whose translation MSKHTVKERLSYWFDNTMAKGTAALIGWLALVSLVLIVVASVLTMWLAPDEALRHDGWPGVLWLSLMHALSPGKISGDAGTAPFLAIMLGLSLGGIFIVSILVGVLAAGLRGKIEELRKGRSRVIESGHTVILGWSEQLFTIVAELLKAHASQRGSVIAILADRDKPAMEDAVRARVGDTGRTRLVCRTGSPTEPADLGLMSLNTARAIVVLSPEQDDPDAQVIKTLLALAKRAGEHPPVVASIAASRNMAAARLAGGPRVHLVDSDDIAARLLVQSSRQSGMSVVSMDLLNFDGSEIYLRREPALAGRSYGEALHAYATASVLGLRTAGGVLLNPPPDTVVGASDELVVLAKDDSLVRLANTAMPVDDRHIVSARAPEPAVERTLMVGWNGRAARIIRHLDGYVTSGSVLDVATDHPGAGAGLGDLRNLTVNVKECDGTDRYALESLGVGVYQHVIVLSDDRYAPRQADTRTLMTLLQLRDMQAILGEKYSIASEMHDENNRSLAEVTEADDIVISDTVIGLLLAQLAENPHLAEVFGQLFDSAGAEAYPRPVENYVTTGAPVAFRTLVESALRRGETAIGYRLAAKTGETPHYGVVLNPDRSRPVTFAPGDSVIVLAER comes from the coding sequence GTGTCAAAACATACAGTAAAGGAACGTCTCAGCTACTGGTTCGACAACACCATGGCGAAGGGCACCGCCGCCTTGATCGGCTGGCTGGCCCTGGTGTCCCTGGTCCTGATCGTGGTGGCGAGCGTCCTCACCATGTGGCTCGCCCCCGACGAGGCGCTCCGGCACGACGGCTGGCCCGGGGTGCTGTGGCTGTCGCTCATGCACGCGCTCAGTCCGGGCAAGATCTCCGGGGACGCCGGGACGGCGCCCTTCCTGGCCATCATGCTGGGCCTGTCCCTCGGCGGCATCTTCATCGTCAGCATCCTCGTGGGCGTCCTCGCGGCCGGCCTGCGCGGCAAGATCGAAGAGCTGCGCAAGGGCCGCTCGCGCGTCATCGAGAGCGGCCACACCGTCATCCTGGGCTGGTCGGAGCAGCTGTTCACGATCGTCGCCGAACTGCTCAAGGCGCACGCCAGCCAGCGCGGCTCGGTCATCGCGATCCTGGCCGACAGGGACAAGCCCGCCATGGAGGACGCCGTCCGCGCCCGGGTGGGAGACACCGGCAGGACACGGCTGGTCTGCCGCACCGGCAGCCCCACGGAACCGGCCGACCTCGGCCTGATGAGCCTGAACACGGCGCGCGCGATAGTCGTGCTGTCCCCCGAGCAGGACGACCCGGACGCGCAGGTCATCAAGACCCTGCTCGCGCTGGCCAAGCGGGCCGGGGAGCATCCCCCGGTGGTCGCCTCCATCGCCGCGTCGCGCAACATGGCGGCCGCCCGGCTGGCCGGCGGACCGAGGGTGCACCTGGTCGACAGCGACGACATCGCCGCGCGGCTGCTCGTGCAGTCGTCCCGGCAGTCCGGCATGTCCGTGGTCAGCATGGACCTGCTGAACTTCGACGGCAGCGAGATCTATCTGCGCCGCGAACCCGCCCTCGCCGGCAGGTCGTACGGCGAGGCCCTCCACGCGTACGCGACCGCGTCCGTCCTCGGCCTGCGCACGGCGGGCGGCGTGCTGCTCAACCCGCCGCCGGACACGGTGGTCGGGGCGTCCGACGAACTCGTCGTGCTCGCCAAGGACGACTCGCTGGTCCGCCTGGCGAACACCGCCATGCCCGTCGACGATCGGCACATCGTCTCCGCGCGAGCCCCGGAGCCGGCCGTCGAGCGGACTTTGATGGTGGGCTGGAACGGCCGGGCCGCGCGGATCATCCGCCACCTCGACGGCTACGTCACATCCGGATCGGTGCTCGACGTCGCGACCGACCACCCCGGCGCCGGCGCCGGCCTGGGGGACCTGCGCAACCTCACGGTGAACGTCAAGGAGTGCGACGGCACGGACAGGTACGCCCTGGAGTCCCTCGGTGTCGGCGTCTACCAGCACGTCATCGTGCTCTCCGACGACAGGTACGCCCCCCGCCAGGCCGACACCCGGACCCTGATGACGCTGCTGCAGCTGCGCGACATGCAGGCGATCCTCGGCGAGAAGTACTCCATCGCGAGCGAGATGCACGACGAGAACAACCGTTCGCTCGCCGAGGTCACCGAGGCCGACGACATCGTGATCAGCGACACCGTCATCGGCCTGCTGCTCGCGCAGCTCGCCGAGAACCCGCACCTCGCCGAGGTCTTCGGGCAGCTGTTCGACTCCGCCGGCGCGGAGGCCTACCCGCGGCCGGTGGAGAACTACGTGACGACCGGCGCGCCCGTCGCCTTCCGGACGCTCGTGGAGTCGGCGCTGCGCCGCGGCGAGACCGCGATCGGTTACCGCCTGGCTGCGAAGACCGGGGAGACGCCCCACTACGGCGTCGTGCTCAACCCGGACCGGTCCCGGCCGGTGACGTTCGCCCCCGGCGATTCCGTGATCGTTCTCGCCGAGCGCTGA
- a CDS encoding DUF4192 domain-containing protein has product MTIPKLVLSSPADILAAVPYLVGFHPADSLVVTGFAGAEVRLTTRWDLPVAAEDLDRLVSLLRREAVTAVFVIGYGSGAAVTPAVDTVTRLLRAEGIGVTESLRAEGGRYWSYSCDSATCCPAEGTPYDTERSRVTAEAVMHGLVALPDRGSLRRSVERCGGAAMREATLRVMAELRALPEPGGPAADELAARFVAEGLARVRRALGLYDSGGRLDDDGAARLGLDLAVVRVRDEAWALVDDRDAHIALWRDLTRRLEPGHAAPAASLLAAAAWHRGECALAGMALDRALAADPGYSMALLLRQALTYMMSPAMLRDRMPTPEELDDEMGRPRAIWLAPLRALLARGLPEPAPVPGGRQTGSPS; this is encoded by the coding sequence ATGACGATTCCGAAGCTCGTGCTCTCCTCGCCGGCGGACATCCTCGCCGCCGTGCCCTATCTCGTCGGGTTCCATCCCGCCGACAGCCTCGTCGTGACCGGCTTCGCCGGTGCGGAGGTGCGGCTGACGACGCGCTGGGACCTGCCGGTCGCCGCCGAGGACCTCGACCGGCTGGTCTCGCTGCTGCGCCGCGAGGCGGTGACGGCCGTTTTCGTCATCGGGTACGGTTCCGGCGCCGCGGTGACCCCCGCCGTCGACACGGTGACCCGGCTGCTGCGTGCCGAGGGCATCGGGGTGACCGAGAGCCTCCGGGCCGAAGGCGGGCGCTACTGGTCCTACTCCTGCGACAGCGCGACCTGCTGTCCCGCGGAGGGCACGCCGTACGACACCGAACGCAGCCGTGTCACGGCGGAGGCCGTGATGCACGGGCTGGTCGCCCTGCCAGACCGGGGCAGCCTGCGGCGATCGGTCGAGCGGTGCGGCGGTGCGGCGATGCGGGAGGCCACCCTCCGCGTGATGGCCGAGCTGCGGGCGTTGCCGGAGCCCGGGGGACCCGCCGCCGACGAACTGGCCGCGCGGTTCGTGGCCGAAGGGCTGGCACGGGTGCGCAGAGCCCTCGGCCTGTACGACTCCGGGGGCCGGCTGGACGACGACGGCGCCGCGCGACTCGGGCTCGACCTCGCCGTGGTCAGGGTGCGGGACGAGGCCTGGGCGTTGGTCGACGACCGTGACGCGCACATCGCGTTGTGGCGCGACCTCACCCGCCGCCTGGAGCCGGGCCACGCCGCGCCCGCGGCCTCACTGCTGGCGGCCGCCGCGTGGCATCGGGGGGAGTGCGCACTCGCGGGGATGGCGCTGGACCGGGCGCTCGCCGCCGACCCCGGCTATTCGATGGCGCTCCTGCTCCGGCAGGCCCTGACGTACATGATGTCCCCCGCCATGCTGCGCGACCGCATGCCGACGCCGGAGGAACTCGACGACGAGATGGGCCGTCCCCGGGCGATCTGGCTCGCGCCGCTGCGCGCACTGCTGGCCCGGGGCCTGCCCGAGCCGGCGCCGGTGCCGGGCGGCCGTCAGACCGGGTCGCCGTCCTGA
- a CDS encoding DUF1707 and DUF4870 domain-containing protein — MPHPQLRVTNQDREQVVEHVKAAYAEGRLDKHEMDERLHLAMTARTHADLVPIMNDLYGTRPAYVPRPPSYHAPAAPDGGDRVGAAASHLFGLLGLFIVGPLLMMVTAGRTSPYVRKHAVESLNFHLTVLGATVLLPITVVGLVLVPVVWVVGLALCIVGGVSALAGTEFRYPLTIRLVK, encoded by the coding sequence ATGCCACATCCTCAGTTGCGCGTCACCAACCAGGACCGCGAACAGGTGGTCGAGCATGTCAAGGCGGCCTACGCCGAGGGCAGGCTCGACAAGCACGAGATGGACGAGCGCCTGCACCTGGCGATGACCGCGCGCACGCACGCCGACCTCGTGCCCATCATGAACGACCTGTACGGGACCCGGCCGGCCTACGTCCCCCGGCCGCCCTCGTACCACGCGCCCGCGGCCCCCGACGGGGGAGACCGGGTCGGGGCGGCGGCCTCGCACCTGTTCGGGCTGCTGGGGTTGTTCATCGTCGGCCCGCTGCTGATGATGGTGACCGCGGGGCGGACGTCCCCCTACGTCAGGAAGCACGCGGTGGAGTCGCTGAACTTCCACCTCACCGTGCTGGGGGCGACCGTGCTGCTGCCGATCACCGTCGTCGGGCTCGTCCTGGTGCCGGTCGTCTGGGTCGTCGGACTGGCCCTGTGCATCGTCGGCGGGGTGTCGGCGCTCGCCGGCACCGAGTTCCGCTACCCGCTGACCATCCGCCTCGTGAAGTGA
- a CDS encoding Maf family protein — MTDLILASASPARLGVLRAAGLDPKVIVSGVDEDAITAATPGELCLKLAVAKADAVAGTLGDGIVIGCDSVLELDGVAYGKPGTPEEAVRRWHMMRGRTGRLLTGHSVVDVAGGRGVSEVAATVVRFGTPSDEEIETYVASGEPLRVAGAFTLDGLGGWFVEGIEGDHGNVLGISLPLLRRLFADLDVPVTTLWR, encoded by the coding sequence GTGACGGACCTGATACTTGCCTCCGCCTCGCCCGCCCGCCTCGGTGTGCTGCGGGCGGCCGGGCTCGATCCGAAGGTGATCGTCAGCGGCGTCGACGAGGACGCGATCACCGCTGCCACTCCTGGGGAGCTCTGCCTGAAACTGGCCGTGGCCAAGGCGGACGCCGTCGCCGGGACGCTCGGCGACGGCATCGTGATCGGCTGCGACTCGGTGCTCGAGCTCGACGGCGTCGCCTACGGCAAGCCGGGGACGCCCGAGGAGGCGGTGCGCCGCTGGCACATGATGCGGGGCAGGACCGGCCGGTTGCTGACCGGGCACAGCGTGGTCGACGTGGCGGGGGGCCGCGGGGTGTCGGAGGTGGCGGCGACCGTGGTGCGGTTCGGCACGCCGTCCGACGAGGAGATCGAGACGTACGTCGCCAGCGGGGAGCCGTTGCGCGTGGCGGGGGCGTTCACGCTCGACGGCCTGGGCGGCTGGTTCGTCGAGGGCATCGAGGGCGACCACGGCAACGTGCTCGGCATCTCGCTGCCCCTGCTTCGCCGCCTTTTCGCCGATCTGGACGTGCCGGTGACGACCTTGTGGCGCTAG
- a CDS encoding general stress protein, producing MQYSPAGGPVSPAVDRRLLVSYDNYTAAQRAVDTLSDAGFPVENTAIVGSDLRLEETVTGRLTNGRAALSGLITGAVFGLVVGLFLGLFTSTTTSFIGLVLWSILWGAIAGAAFGFTSHAFTGGTRDFSSRSSIVAGRYDVLVASPMLDQAQALLQGGVQPADTVVVERPPSAGPVTASPATTSPVTTGDTAPQATGLPESGPRAEEVRDDDRAGASRGPRP from the coding sequence ATGCAGTACTCCCCGGCCGGAGGGCCGGTCAGTCCGGCGGTCGACAGACGGCTGCTGGTCAGTTACGACAACTACACGGCGGCGCAGCGCGCCGTCGACACCCTGTCCGACGCCGGGTTCCCGGTGGAGAACACCGCGATCGTCGGCAGCGACCTGCGCCTGGAGGAGACCGTCACCGGACGGCTCACCAACGGCAGGGCCGCACTGTCGGGCCTGATCACCGGTGCGGTGTTCGGACTCGTCGTCGGCCTGTTCCTCGGGTTGTTCACCTCGACCACGACCTCGTTCATCGGATTGGTGCTGTGGTCGATCCTCTGGGGCGCCATCGCCGGCGCCGCCTTCGGCTTCACGAGCCACGCCTTCACCGGCGGGACGCGCGACTTCTCGTCCAGGAGCTCGATCGTCGCCGGACGCTACGACGTGCTGGTGGCCTCCCCCATGCTCGACCAGGCCCAGGCGCTGCTGCAGGGCGGCGTGCAGCCGGCCGACACCGTCGTCGTCGAGCGCCCGCCGTCGGCCGGTCCCGTCACCGCGTCTCCGGCCACCACGTCTCCGGTCACCACGGGCGATACGGCGCCGCAGGCCACCGGTCTCCCGGAGTCCGGACCCCGGGCCGAGGAGGTGCGCGACGACGACCGGGCGGGCGCGTCGCGGGGCCCTCGCCCATAA
- a CDS encoding ABC-F family ATP-binding cassette domain-containing protein: MITLRGVDVRVGARLLLSDVTAHVSPGDRVGLVGRNGAGKTNLLKTLAGELRPAAGTVTRTGPVGYLPQDPAAADPSLTVAARILSARGLDEAERALRAAEAAMADPALRERAMRRYVRAEAEFEARGGYAAQAEAARIAAGLGLPDRVMAQPVGTLSGGQRRRVELARILFAGHGTLLLDEPTNHLDADSVTWLRSFLAGRTGGLVLISHDTALLEDTVNRIWHLDPGRAALEVHNTGWRTYLADRDAAERGRARQRAVAERKAVALHAQADRMRAGKSTAARAKEMARRADRMLAEAAPARRAEKVARIRLPEPAPCGRTPLGAISLTKAYGDLRVLAGVDLAVDRGSRLVVLGLNGAGKTTLLRILAGRERPDSGRVVHGPGLRLGYFAQEHDTLDPARTVAQNLAAAAPHLGDGEARRILGSFLFGGDDAGKPAGVLSGGEKTRLALATLVSSQANVLLLDEPTNNLDPASRDEVLAAVASYRGAVVMVTHDEAAVEALRPDRVLLLPDGVEDMWNAGYAGLVSLA; the protein is encoded by the coding sequence ATGATCACCCTTCGCGGTGTCGACGTGCGCGTCGGCGCCCGTCTCCTGCTGTCCGACGTCACCGCCCACGTCTCCCCCGGCGACCGCGTCGGCCTGGTCGGCCGCAACGGCGCGGGCAAGACCAACCTGCTGAAGACCCTGGCCGGCGAACTGCGACCGGCCGCGGGCACCGTCACCCGCACCGGCCCGGTCGGTTATCTCCCGCAGGATCCCGCGGCGGCCGATCCGTCCCTCACCGTCGCCGCCCGCATCCTGTCGGCCCGGGGCCTCGACGAGGCCGAGCGCGCGCTGCGGGCCGCCGAGGCGGCCATGGCCGACCCCGCCCTGCGGGAGCGGGCGATGCGGCGGTACGTCCGGGCCGAGGCGGAGTTCGAGGCCCGCGGCGGGTACGCCGCGCAGGCCGAGGCCGCCCGCATCGCCGCCGGGCTCGGCCTGCCCGACCGGGTCATGGCCCAGCCGGTCGGCACCCTGTCCGGCGGGCAGCGCCGCCGGGTCGAACTCGCCCGCATCCTGTTCGCCGGGCACGGCACGCTGCTGCTCGACGAGCCCACCAACCACCTCGACGCCGACTCCGTCACCTGGCTCCGCTCGTTCCTCGCCGGCCGCACCGGCGGGCTGGTCCTGATCAGCCACGACACCGCGCTGCTGGAGGACACCGTGAACAGGATCTGGCACCTCGACCCCGGCCGGGCGGCGCTGGAGGTGCACAACACCGGCTGGCGCACCTATCTGGCCGACCGCGACGCCGCCGAGCGCGGCCGCGCCCGGCAGCGGGCGGTCGCCGAGCGCAAGGCCGTGGCGCTGCACGCGCAGGCCGACAGGATGCGCGCCGGCAAGTCGACGGCCGCGCGGGCCAAGGAGATGGCGCGGCGGGCCGACCGCATGCTGGCCGAGGCGGCGCCGGCCCGCCGCGCCGAGAAGGTCGCCCGCATCCGGCTGCCCGAGCCCGCCCCCTGCGGCCGTACCCCGCTGGGCGCGATCAGCCTCACCAAGGCGTACGGCGACCTGCGGGTGCTCGCCGGTGTCGACCTGGCCGTGGACCGCGGCAGCAGGCTCGTCGTCCTCGGTCTCAACGGCGCGGGCAAGACCACCCTGCTGCGGATCCTCGCCGGGCGGGAACGCCCCGACTCGGGCCGCGTGGTGCACGGACCCGGTCTGCGGCTGGGCTACTTCGCGCAGGAGCACGACACGCTCGACCCGGCGCGCACCGTCGCCCAGAACCTCGCCGCCGCCGCGCCGCACCTGGGCGACGGCGAGGCGCGCCGGATCCTCGGCTCGTTCCTGTTCGGCGGGGACGACGCCGGCAAGCCCGCCGGTGTGCTGTCGGGCGGTGAGAAGACCCGCCTGGCGCTGGCCACCCTGGTCAGCTCGCAGGCCAACGTGCTGCTGCTCGACGAGCCGACCAACAACCTCGACCCCGCGTCGCGGGACGAGGTGCTGGCGGCGGTCGCCTCCTACCGGGGCGCCGTCGTGATGGTCACCCACGACGAGGCCGCCGTGGAGGCCCTGCGCCCCGACCGCGTCCTGCTGCTGCCCGACGGGGTCGAGGACATGTGGAACGCCGGCTACGCCGGCCTCGTGTCCTTGGCCTGA
- a CDS encoding EI24 domain-containing protein, with protein MSGMGRPAGRRGIGGFAEGIGFCLRGLGWVARHPRWWSFGLIPALIALVLYALALVWLGTHATDVAAWATPFADDWGWRDTFRTLVGVMIFVVGLALAVLTFTAVTLVIGDPFYEKLSEKVEEDCGGLPGGDQPFWSSLFRSIRDSLVTLWYVLLFTVPLFVLGFVPVVGQTVVPVVGAFVSGFFLTVELTALAMERRGLRRKERFALLRSNMSATLGFGVPLFLAFMVPLVSVVAMPGAVAGAAMLVRMRLAPAAVPEGQAKDTRPA; from the coding sequence ATGAGTGGCATGGGGCGGCCCGCCGGACGGCGCGGCATCGGCGGTTTCGCCGAGGGAATCGGGTTCTGCTTGCGGGGTCTCGGGTGGGTCGCCCGGCATCCCCGCTGGTGGTCGTTCGGGTTGATCCCGGCTCTGATCGCGTTGGTGCTGTACGCACTGGCGCTGGTCTGGCTGGGCACGCACGCCACCGACGTGGCGGCCTGGGCGACGCCGTTCGCCGACGACTGGGGCTGGCGCGACACGTTCCGCACGCTGGTCGGCGTGATGATCTTCGTGGTGGGTCTCGCGCTCGCCGTGCTGACGTTCACCGCCGTCACGCTCGTCATCGGCGACCCGTTCTACGAGAAGCTGTCGGAGAAGGTCGAAGAGGATTGCGGCGGCCTTCCCGGCGGCGACCAGCCCTTCTGGTCGTCCCTGTTCCGGTCGATCCGCGACAGCCTCGTCACGCTCTGGTACGTCCTGCTGTTCACGGTGCCGCTGTTCGTGCTCGGTTTCGTGCCGGTCGTCGGGCAGACCGTGGTGCCCGTAGTCGGGGCGTTCGTCTCCGGGTTCTTCCTCACGGTCGAGCTGACCGCTCTGGCAATGGAACGCCGGGGCCTGCGGCGCAAGGAGCGCTTCGCCCTGCTCCGGTCGAACATGTCCGCCACGCTCGGGTTCGGTGTGCCGCTCTTCCTCGCGTTCATGGTGCCGCTCGTCAGCGTCGTCGCGATGCCCGGCGCGGTCGCCGGCGCCGCCATGCTCGTCCGCATGCGTCTGGCGCCGGCGGCCGTACCGGAGGGTCAGGCCAAGGACACGAGGCCGGCGTAG